From the Flavimarina sp. Hel_I_48 genome, one window contains:
- a CDS encoding formylglycine-generating enzyme family protein codes for MKSRTYFKKNSMLFMGLTLVGILYSCKDKEAEKTAISKMEVSDTSTLLVEQPEEILKPSGMVWVSGVHFTMGAQHDDKQALPREKPAHPVAVDGFFIDKTEVTNAEFREFIEATGYVTLAEEPIDWDEIKSQLPPGTPRPADSILQPGSLIFNDAIADVYGMSDYSQWWKWKRGANWRHPSGPHSSIEGKDDHPVVHIAYRDALAFCEWANRGLPSEAQWEAAAHGKLNGGIYTWGNDTQMINDKANIWQGEFPVKNLASDGFDGIAPTASFSSNSLGIYDMAGNVWEWTQDWFDVNYYVRALGKGELRNPKGPSKSYNPESPYSRERVIKGGSFLCSASYCSSYRISARMGNTMDSATDHTGFRTVATVEMLTD; via the coding sequence ATGAAATCTAGAACGTATTTTAAGAAAAATTCAATGCTCTTTATGGGACTCACCCTGGTGGGCATTTTATACTCTTGCAAAGATAAAGAAGCCGAAAAAACTGCTATAAGCAAGATGGAAGTTTCAGATACTTCAACATTACTGGTAGAGCAACCGGAGGAGATTTTAAAACCTAGCGGGATGGTATGGGTTTCTGGGGTTCACTTTACAATGGGGGCTCAACATGATGATAAACAGGCCCTTCCCAGAGAGAAGCCAGCACATCCCGTGGCTGTTGATGGTTTTTTTATAGATAAAACAGAAGTCACCAATGCAGAATTCAGGGAATTCATAGAAGCAACGGGATATGTGACCCTTGCTGAGGAACCCATAGATTGGGACGAGATTAAATCCCAATTGCCGCCCGGTACCCCACGCCCGGCAGATAGCATACTTCAACCGGGATCCCTCATCTTTAATGATGCGATCGCTGATGTATATGGCATGAGTGATTATTCCCAATGGTGGAAGTGGAAACGTGGTGCCAACTGGCGCCATCCATCTGGGCCGCATTCTTCCATAGAAGGAAAAGATGATCATCCAGTTGTTCACATTGCCTACCGGGATGCACTTGCTTTTTGCGAATGGGCAAATCGCGGGTTACCGTCTGAGGCACAATGGGAGGCCGCGGCTCATGGTAAATTGAATGGTGGAATCTACACCTGGGGAAATGATACTCAAATGATCAATGATAAAGCGAATATTTGGCAGGGCGAATTCCCCGTAAAAAATCTGGCTTCAGATGGATTTGATGGGATAGCTCCTACGGCATCATTTTCTTCTAATTCGCTGGGAATTTATGATATGGCAGGCAATGTATGGGAATGGACGCAAGATTGGTTTGATGTAAATTATTATGTCAGGGCATTAGGGAAAGGTGAACTTAGAAATCCCAAAGGACCGTCTAAATCATATAATCCCGAATCTCCTTATAGTCGGGAGAGGGTAATCAAAGGAGGTTCCTTTTTATGCTCCGCTTCCTATTGCAGTAGTTACCGTATTTCGGCCAGGATGGGAAATACTATGGATTCTGCTACTGATCATACAGGTTTTAGGACCGTGGCAACGGTAGAAATGCTTACGGACTAA
- a CDS encoding SLC13 family permease: protein MKTTKIIGGIMGPLLFVYLNYFFAPEGLSPAAQSTLACAAWIAVWWTMEVMPIAATALLPIILFPMSGALPLDITTASYGHKYVYLFVGGFLIAIAIEKWNLHRRIALNIINLIGTSVNRIILGFMVATAFLSMWISNTATTVMMLPIGMAIVSQLKDNPASKGNEHLTFGKGLMLAIAYAASIGGMATLIGTPPNLILAGVLEESYGVEISFIQWMKFGLPVSALLLAICYLYLTHFAFSKGNDLAMPKQFPGGREEINRLITSLGKMSREERIVLVVFAATAFCWMFRAYLLQPLFPEIDDTIIAVFFALVLFLIPSKKDEKGMLLHWEEAVKLPWGILLLYGGGLALASAFSETGLAEWIGMQLTSIENISLILLLFILIAAVNFLTEITSNLATTAMLLPVIVPVALIFNTHPYILMVGVTVAASCAFMLPVATPPNAIVFGSGYLRIPDMVKTGVWMNIISILLLTMMTYYLLPYLWDFIPDSFPSNFRKPN, encoded by the coding sequence ACTAAGATTATTGGCGGTATAATGGGACCATTGCTTTTTGTATACCTCAACTATTTTTTTGCCCCAGAGGGTCTTTCTCCTGCAGCACAGTCCACACTGGCGTGTGCTGCCTGGATTGCGGTATGGTGGACGATGGAGGTTATGCCCATTGCAGCAACAGCCTTGCTGCCCATTATTCTATTTCCCATGAGCGGTGCCTTGCCCCTGGATATAACTACGGCAAGCTACGGGCACAAGTATGTCTATTTATTTGTTGGCGGTTTTCTAATAGCCATCGCCATAGAAAAATGGAACCTGCACCGGCGAATTGCCCTAAACATAATCAACCTTATAGGTACGAGCGTCAACCGAATCATTTTGGGATTTATGGTAGCTACCGCATTTCTCTCCATGTGGATCTCAAATACGGCCACAACCGTAATGATGTTGCCTATAGGTATGGCAATTGTTTCCCAGCTAAAGGACAATCCCGCCTCTAAGGGCAATGAACACCTAACTTTTGGAAAAGGGCTTATGCTCGCTATCGCGTACGCGGCGTCCATAGGAGGTATGGCTACATTGATTGGGACACCACCCAACCTTATCCTTGCGGGAGTACTGGAAGAAAGCTACGGTGTGGAAATAAGTTTTATTCAGTGGATGAAATTTGGCCTTCCCGTTTCTGCACTCTTACTTGCTATCTGCTATTTATATCTTACACATTTCGCGTTTTCTAAAGGCAACGATCTTGCAATGCCCAAGCAGTTTCCGGGAGGACGGGAGGAAATAAACCGACTTATAACGTCCCTGGGAAAAATGAGCAGGGAAGAGCGTATCGTCCTTGTTGTTTTTGCAGCCACAGCTTTTTGCTGGATGTTTAGGGCATATTTGCTACAACCTTTGTTTCCGGAAATAGATGATACCATCATTGCGGTATTTTTTGCGCTCGTTCTATTTCTAATCCCCTCTAAAAAGGATGAAAAAGGAATGCTGCTTCACTGGGAAGAGGCGGTAAAGCTCCCCTGGGGAATATTGTTGCTTTATGGTGGCGGACTAGCTCTTGCAAGTGCTTTTTCTGAAACTGGCCTTGCGGAATGGATAGGCATGCAGCTCACTTCTATTGAAAATATAAGCTTGATCCTACTGCTTTTTATCTTAATTGCCGCAGTAAATTTTTTAACCGAAATAACGTCAAACCTTGCAACAACGGCCATGCTGCTACCGGTTATCGTACCGGTTGCCCTTATTTTTAATACTCATCCCTATATTTTAATGGTAGGCGTTACGGTTGCAGCATCCTGTGCATTTATGCTTCCGGTGGCCACGCCGCCAAATGCTATTGTTTTTGGTTCTGGCTACCTGCGTATTCCAGACATGGTTAAAACCGGCGTATGGATGAACATTATTTCTATACTGCTGCTCACTATGATGACCTATTATTTGTTACCGTATCTATGGGATTTTATACCGGATTCGTTTCCGTCAAATTTTAGAAAACCCAATTAA
- a CDS encoding peptide-methionine (S)-S-oxide reductase: MKGNIGKVGMGGGCHWCTEAVFNALKGVINVEQGYIASTNENDSFSEGVLVHYNLNEISLKDLIYVHLHTHASASAHSFRKKYRSAVYSYEKSEIEEVEKIIDELQKNFESTLITRALPFSEFEPSRMSLRQYYEKNKEAPFCQRYIVPKLDFINKNFKELERV; the protein is encoded by the coding sequence ATGAAAGGAAATATAGGGAAAGTAGGAATGGGAGGCGGTTGTCACTGGTGTACAGAAGCTGTCTTTAATGCCCTGAAAGGCGTGATAAATGTAGAGCAGGGTTATATAGCATCTACAAATGAAAACGATTCATTTTCCGAAGGGGTCCTGGTGCATTACAATCTCAACGAAATTAGCCTAAAGGATCTGATATATGTTCACCTGCATACCCATGCATCCGCATCGGCACATTCTTTCAGAAAGAAATACAGATCAGCTGTCTATAGCTATGAAAAGTCGGAAATTGAGGAAGTCGAAAAAATAATCGATGAACTACAGAAAAATTTTGAATCCACACTAATAACCCGCGCGTTGCCCTTTAGTGAATTTGAACCCAGCCGAATGAGCTTGAGACAATACTATGAGAAAAATAAAGAAGCGCCGTTCTGCCAGCGCTATATCGTCCCTAAACTAGACTTCATAAACAAAAATTTTAAAGAATTAGAACGCGTGTAA